One segment of Syngnathus scovelli strain Florida chromosome 6, RoL_Ssco_1.2, whole genome shotgun sequence DNA contains the following:
- the lctlb gene encoding lactase-like protein isoform X4, whose product MHSGRALAVCHVLMLVLCVSATEDFDWTKNDHGSFYYGTFPAGFSWGAGSSAYQTEGAWDKDGKGLSIWDVFSHKKGKIEKNDTGDSSCEGYYNVKGDVSLMRELKLNHYRFSISWPRLIPTGIKSDHINERGIQYYDDLIDHLLGSKITPIVTLYHWDLPQVLQERYGGWQNISMVNHFNDFASLCFERFGNRVKHWVTFSNPWSVAVEGYETGEHAPGLRTRGTGAYRAAHHIIKAHAKVWHTYDAQWRPKQNGLVGISLTADWGEPVDISNQKDIEAAERYVQFSLGWFATPVFHGDYPQVMKDFIGKKSAQQGLGSSRLPTFSPQEKSYIKGTCDFLGISHFTTRYITQKNNPSGRGTSSFFMDRDLAELVDPQWPDPGSEWLYSVPWGFRRMLNFVKTQYGNPVIYVTENGVSEKMQCTELCDDWRINYFKDYINEMLKALRDGVNLKGYTAWSLLDKFEWDEGFSERFGLYYVDFRNKNKPRYPKASVQFYKRIISANGFPNQREVENWRRKAVETCSSSNQLLAADPLTSHMEMVTEIVVPTVCTLSILLSAIFLMFLLQRRN is encoded by the exons ATGCACTCTGGCCGTGCGCTCGCTGTGTGCCATGTGCTTATGTTGgtgttgtgtgtgtctgcgactgAGGACTTCGACTGGACAAAGAACGACCACGGCTCCTTCTATTATGGCACTTTTCCAGCTG GATTTTCGTGGGGTGCCGGCAGTTCCGCCTATCAAACAGAAGGAGCCTGGGACAAAGATGGCAAAGGCTTGAGCATCTGGGACGTATTCAGCCACAAGAAGggcaaaattgaaaaaaatgacacagGGGATTCTTCTTGTGAGGGTTACTACAACGTCAAG GGGGACGTGTCGCTGATGCGAGAACTCAAACTGAACCACTATCGCTTTTCCATCTCTTGGCCTCGACTTATTCCCACAGGCATCAAGT CTGACCATATCAATGAAAGAGGAATTCAGTACTATGATGATCTGATTGATCACCTGCTGGGCAGCAAGATCACGCCCATCGTGACGTTGTATCACTGGGATCTCCCGCAG GTGTTGCAAGAGCGATACGGCGGATGGCAGAATATAAGCATGGTGAACCATTTTAATGACTTTGCCAGTCTGTGCTTTGAAAGATTTGGCAACCGAGTCAAGCACTGGGTTACGTTCAGCAATCCGTGG TCGGTCGCAGTGGAAGGCTACGAAACAGGTGAGCATGCTCCTGGACTGAGGACGAGAGGAACTGGAGCATACCGGGCTGCCCATCACATTATCAAG GCTCATGCTAAAGTTTGGCACACATACGATGCGCAGTGGAGGCCAAAACAAAACG GTCTCGTAGGCATCTCCCTGACAGCGGACTGGGGAGAGCCCGTCGACATCAGCAACCAGAAAGACATCGAAGCGGCCGAGAGATACGTGCAGTTTTCCCTCGGCTGGTTTGCCACGCCCGTCTTTCACGGGGATTACCCTCAAGTGATGAAAGACTTCATTGGCAA GAAGAGTGCCCAGCAAGGTCTCGGATCATCTCGCCTGCCCACGTTTTCTCCCCAGGAGAAGAGCTACATCAAGGGCACATGTGACTTCCTGGGCATCAGTCATTTCACGACACGCTACATCACCCAGAAGAATAACCCGTCTGGCCGCGGCACCAGCAGCTTCTTCATGGACCGCGACTTGGCCGAGCTGGTTGACCCCCAGTGGCCCGACCCCGGCTCGGAGTGGCTCTACTCTGTGCCGTGGGGGTTCCGACGCATGCTTAATTTTGTTAAG actcaGTATGGAAACCCGGTGATCTACGTGACTGAGAATGGAGTCTCTGAGAAGATGCAATGCACAGAGTTGTGTGATGACTGGAGGATAAACTACTTTAAAGATTACATCAACGAGATGCTCAAAG CCCTCAGAGACGGTGTGAATCTCAAAGGTTACACCGCATGGTCGCTGCTGGACAAGTTTGAATGGGACGAAGGCTTCAGCGAGAGGTTTGGCTTGTATTACGTGGACTTCAGGAATAAGAACAAGCCTCGCTATCCTAAAGCTTCCGTTCAGTTTTACAAGCGCATTATCAGTGCCAACGGATTTCCCAATCAGAGAGAG GTTGAAAACTGGAGGAGGAAGGCCGTGGAGACCTGCTCATCAAGTAACCAGCTCCTTGCTGCAG ACCCGCTGACCAGCCACATGGAGATGGTAACCGAGATTGTTGTTCCCACTGTGTGCACGCTCTCCATTTTATTGAGTGCCATCTTCCTCATGTTCCTGCTGCAGAGGCGGAACTAA
- the lctlb gene encoding lactase-like protein isoform X2: protein MHSGRALAVCHVLMLVLCVSATEDFDWTKNDHGSFYYGTFPAGFSWGAGSSAYQTEGAWDKDGKGLSIWDVFSHKKGKIEKNDTGDSSCEGYYNVKGDVSLMRELKLNHYRFSISWPRLIPTGIKSDHINERGIQYYDDLIDHLLGSKITPIVTLYHWDLPQVLQERYGGWQNISMVNHFNDFASLCFERFGNRVKHWVTFSNPWSVAVEGYETGEHAPGLRTRGTGAYRAAHHIIKAHAKVWHTYDAQWRPKQNGLVGISLTADWGEPVDISNQKDIEAAERYVQFSLGWFATPVFHGDYPQVMKDFIGKKSAQQGLGSSRLPTFSPQEKSYIKGTCDFLGISHFTTRYITQKNNPSGRGTSSFFMDRDLAELVDPQWPDPGSEWLYSVPWGFRRMLNFVKTQYGNPVIYVTENGVSEKMQCTELCDDWRINYFKDYINEMLKALRDGVNLKGYTAWSLLDKFEWDEGFSERFGLYYVDFRNKNKPRYPKASVQFYKRIISANGFPNQREVENWRRKAVETCSSSNQLLAAEDQRSTAANILRLIHDPLTSHMEMVTEIVVPTVCTLSILLSAIFLMFLLQRRN from the exons ATGCACTCTGGCCGTGCGCTCGCTGTGTGCCATGTGCTTATGTTGgtgttgtgtgtgtctgcgactgAGGACTTCGACTGGACAAAGAACGACCACGGCTCCTTCTATTATGGCACTTTTCCAGCTG GATTTTCGTGGGGTGCCGGCAGTTCCGCCTATCAAACAGAAGGAGCCTGGGACAAAGATGGCAAAGGCTTGAGCATCTGGGACGTATTCAGCCACAAGAAGggcaaaattgaaaaaaatgacacagGGGATTCTTCTTGTGAGGGTTACTACAACGTCAAG GGGGACGTGTCGCTGATGCGAGAACTCAAACTGAACCACTATCGCTTTTCCATCTCTTGGCCTCGACTTATTCCCACAGGCATCAAGT CTGACCATATCAATGAAAGAGGAATTCAGTACTATGATGATCTGATTGATCACCTGCTGGGCAGCAAGATCACGCCCATCGTGACGTTGTATCACTGGGATCTCCCGCAG GTGTTGCAAGAGCGATACGGCGGATGGCAGAATATAAGCATGGTGAACCATTTTAATGACTTTGCCAGTCTGTGCTTTGAAAGATTTGGCAACCGAGTCAAGCACTGGGTTACGTTCAGCAATCCGTGG TCGGTCGCAGTGGAAGGCTACGAAACAGGTGAGCATGCTCCTGGACTGAGGACGAGAGGAACTGGAGCATACCGGGCTGCCCATCACATTATCAAG GCTCATGCTAAAGTTTGGCACACATACGATGCGCAGTGGAGGCCAAAACAAAACG GTCTCGTAGGCATCTCCCTGACAGCGGACTGGGGAGAGCCCGTCGACATCAGCAACCAGAAAGACATCGAAGCGGCCGAGAGATACGTGCAGTTTTCCCTCGGCTGGTTTGCCACGCCCGTCTTTCACGGGGATTACCCTCAAGTGATGAAAGACTTCATTGGCAA GAAGAGTGCCCAGCAAGGTCTCGGATCATCTCGCCTGCCCACGTTTTCTCCCCAGGAGAAGAGCTACATCAAGGGCACATGTGACTTCCTGGGCATCAGTCATTTCACGACACGCTACATCACCCAGAAGAATAACCCGTCTGGCCGCGGCACCAGCAGCTTCTTCATGGACCGCGACTTGGCCGAGCTGGTTGACCCCCAGTGGCCCGACCCCGGCTCGGAGTGGCTCTACTCTGTGCCGTGGGGGTTCCGACGCATGCTTAATTTTGTTAAG actcaGTATGGAAACCCGGTGATCTACGTGACTGAGAATGGAGTCTCTGAGAAGATGCAATGCACAGAGTTGTGTGATGACTGGAGGATAAACTACTTTAAAGATTACATCAACGAGATGCTCAAAG CCCTCAGAGACGGTGTGAATCTCAAAGGTTACACCGCATGGTCGCTGCTGGACAAGTTTGAATGGGACGAAGGCTTCAGCGAGAGGTTTGGCTTGTATTACGTGGACTTCAGGAATAAGAACAAGCCTCGCTATCCTAAAGCTTCCGTTCAGTTTTACAAGCGCATTATCAGTGCCAACGGATTTCCCAATCAGAGAGAG GTTGAAAACTGGAGGAGGAAGGCCGTGGAGACCTGCTCATCAAGTAACCAGCTCCTTGCTGCAG AGGATCAGCGGAGTACTGCTGCCAATATTCTAAGACTTATACATG ACCCGCTGACCAGCCACATGGAGATGGTAACCGAGATTGTTGTTCCCACTGTGTGCACGCTCTCCATTTTATTGAGTGCCATCTTCCTCATGTTCCTGCTGCAGAGGCGGAACTAA
- the lctlb gene encoding lactase-like protein isoform X3 — protein MHSGRALAVCHVLMLVLCVSATEDFDWTKNDHGSFYYGTFPAGFSWGAGSSAYQTEGAWDKDGKGLSIWDVFSHKKGKIEKNDTGDSSCEGYYNVKGDVSLMRELKLNHYRFSISWPRLIPTGIKSDHINERGIQYYDDLIDHLLGSKITPIVTLYHWDLPQVLQERYGGWQNISMVNHFNDFASLCFERFGNRVKHWVTFSNPWSVAVEGYETGEHAPGLRTRGTGAYRAAHHIIKAHAKVWHTYDAQWRPKQNGLVGISLTADWGEPVDISNQKDIEAAERYVQFSLGWFATPVFHGDYPQVMKDFIGRKSAQQGLGSSRLPTFSPQEKSYIKGTCDFLGISHFTTRYITQKNNPSGRGTSSFFMDRDLAELVDPQWPDPGSEWLYSVPWGFRRMLNFVKTQYGNPVIYVTENGVSEKMQCTELCDDWRINYFKDYINEMLKALRDGVNLKGYTAWSLLDKFEWDEGFSERFGLYYVDFRNKNKPRYPKASVQFYKRIISANGFPNQREVENWRRKAVETCSSSNQLLAADPLTSHMEMVTEIVVPTVCTLSILLSAIFLMFLLQRRN, from the exons ATGCACTCTGGCCGTGCGCTCGCTGTGTGCCATGTGCTTATGTTGgtgttgtgtgtgtctgcgactgAGGACTTCGACTGGACAAAGAACGACCACGGCTCCTTCTATTATGGCACTTTTCCAGCTG GATTTTCGTGGGGTGCCGGCAGTTCCGCCTATCAAACAGAAGGAGCCTGGGACAAAGATGGCAAAGGCTTGAGCATCTGGGACGTATTCAGCCACAAGAAGggcaaaattgaaaaaaatgacacagGGGATTCTTCTTGTGAGGGTTACTACAACGTCAAG GGGGACGTGTCGCTGATGCGAGAACTCAAACTGAACCACTATCGCTTTTCCATCTCTTGGCCTCGACTTATTCCCACAGGCATCAAGT CTGACCATATCAATGAAAGAGGAATTCAGTACTATGATGATCTGATTGATCACCTGCTGGGCAGCAAGATCACGCCCATCGTGACGTTGTATCACTGGGATCTCCCGCAG GTGTTGCAAGAGCGATACGGCGGATGGCAGAATATAAGCATGGTGAACCATTTTAATGACTTTGCCAGTCTGTGCTTTGAAAGATTTGGCAACCGAGTCAAGCACTGGGTTACGTTCAGCAATCCGTGG TCGGTCGCAGTGGAAGGCTACGAAACAGGTGAGCATGCTCCTGGACTGAGGACGAGAGGAACTGGAGCATACCGGGCTGCCCATCACATTATCAAG GCTCATGCTAAAGTTTGGCACACATACGATGCGCAGTGGAGGCCAAAACAAAACG GTCTCGTAGGCATCTCCCTGACAGCGGACTGGGGAGAGCCCGTCGACATCAGCAACCAGAAAGACATCGAAGCGGCCGAGAGATACGTGCAGTTTTCCCTCGGCTGGTTTGCCACGCCCGTCTTTCACGGGGATTACCCTCAAGTGATGAAAGACTTCATTG GTAGGAAGAGTGCCCAGCAAGGTCTCGGATCATCTCGCCTGCCCACGTTTTCTCCCCAGGAGAAGAGCTACATCAAGGGCACATGTGACTTCCTGGGCATCAGTCATTTCACGACACGCTACATCACCCAGAAGAATAACCCGTCTGGCCGCGGCACCAGCAGCTTCTTCATGGACCGCGACTTGGCCGAGCTGGTTGACCCCCAGTGGCCCGACCCCGGCTCGGAGTGGCTCTACTCTGTGCCGTGGGGGTTCCGACGCATGCTTAATTTTGTTAAG actcaGTATGGAAACCCGGTGATCTACGTGACTGAGAATGGAGTCTCTGAGAAGATGCAATGCACAGAGTTGTGTGATGACTGGAGGATAAACTACTTTAAAGATTACATCAACGAGATGCTCAAAG CCCTCAGAGACGGTGTGAATCTCAAAGGTTACACCGCATGGTCGCTGCTGGACAAGTTTGAATGGGACGAAGGCTTCAGCGAGAGGTTTGGCTTGTATTACGTGGACTTCAGGAATAAGAACAAGCCTCGCTATCCTAAAGCTTCCGTTCAGTTTTACAAGCGCATTATCAGTGCCAACGGATTTCCCAATCAGAGAGAG GTTGAAAACTGGAGGAGGAAGGCCGTGGAGACCTGCTCATCAAGTAACCAGCTCCTTGCTGCAG ACCCGCTGACCAGCCACATGGAGATGGTAACCGAGATTGTTGTTCCCACTGTGTGCACGCTCTCCATTTTATTGAGTGCCATCTTCCTCATGTTCCTGCTGCAGAGGCGGAACTAA
- the lctlb gene encoding lactase-like protein isoform X1 translates to MHSGRALAVCHVLMLVLCVSATEDFDWTKNDHGSFYYGTFPAGFSWGAGSSAYQTEGAWDKDGKGLSIWDVFSHKKGKIEKNDTGDSSCEGYYNVKGDVSLMRELKLNHYRFSISWPRLIPTGIKSDHINERGIQYYDDLIDHLLGSKITPIVTLYHWDLPQVLQERYGGWQNISMVNHFNDFASLCFERFGNRVKHWVTFSNPWSVAVEGYETGEHAPGLRTRGTGAYRAAHHIIKAHAKVWHTYDAQWRPKQNGLVGISLTADWGEPVDISNQKDIEAAERYVQFSLGWFATPVFHGDYPQVMKDFIGRKSAQQGLGSSRLPTFSPQEKSYIKGTCDFLGISHFTTRYITQKNNPSGRGTSSFFMDRDLAELVDPQWPDPGSEWLYSVPWGFRRMLNFVKTQYGNPVIYVTENGVSEKMQCTELCDDWRINYFKDYINEMLKALRDGVNLKGYTAWSLLDKFEWDEGFSERFGLYYVDFRNKNKPRYPKASVQFYKRIISANGFPNQREVENWRRKAVETCSSSNQLLAAEDQRSTAANILRLIHDPLTSHMEMVTEIVVPTVCTLSILLSAIFLMFLLQRRN, encoded by the exons ATGCACTCTGGCCGTGCGCTCGCTGTGTGCCATGTGCTTATGTTGgtgttgtgtgtgtctgcgactgAGGACTTCGACTGGACAAAGAACGACCACGGCTCCTTCTATTATGGCACTTTTCCAGCTG GATTTTCGTGGGGTGCCGGCAGTTCCGCCTATCAAACAGAAGGAGCCTGGGACAAAGATGGCAAAGGCTTGAGCATCTGGGACGTATTCAGCCACAAGAAGggcaaaattgaaaaaaatgacacagGGGATTCTTCTTGTGAGGGTTACTACAACGTCAAG GGGGACGTGTCGCTGATGCGAGAACTCAAACTGAACCACTATCGCTTTTCCATCTCTTGGCCTCGACTTATTCCCACAGGCATCAAGT CTGACCATATCAATGAAAGAGGAATTCAGTACTATGATGATCTGATTGATCACCTGCTGGGCAGCAAGATCACGCCCATCGTGACGTTGTATCACTGGGATCTCCCGCAG GTGTTGCAAGAGCGATACGGCGGATGGCAGAATATAAGCATGGTGAACCATTTTAATGACTTTGCCAGTCTGTGCTTTGAAAGATTTGGCAACCGAGTCAAGCACTGGGTTACGTTCAGCAATCCGTGG TCGGTCGCAGTGGAAGGCTACGAAACAGGTGAGCATGCTCCTGGACTGAGGACGAGAGGAACTGGAGCATACCGGGCTGCCCATCACATTATCAAG GCTCATGCTAAAGTTTGGCACACATACGATGCGCAGTGGAGGCCAAAACAAAACG GTCTCGTAGGCATCTCCCTGACAGCGGACTGGGGAGAGCCCGTCGACATCAGCAACCAGAAAGACATCGAAGCGGCCGAGAGATACGTGCAGTTTTCCCTCGGCTGGTTTGCCACGCCCGTCTTTCACGGGGATTACCCTCAAGTGATGAAAGACTTCATTG GTAGGAAGAGTGCCCAGCAAGGTCTCGGATCATCTCGCCTGCCCACGTTTTCTCCCCAGGAGAAGAGCTACATCAAGGGCACATGTGACTTCCTGGGCATCAGTCATTTCACGACACGCTACATCACCCAGAAGAATAACCCGTCTGGCCGCGGCACCAGCAGCTTCTTCATGGACCGCGACTTGGCCGAGCTGGTTGACCCCCAGTGGCCCGACCCCGGCTCGGAGTGGCTCTACTCTGTGCCGTGGGGGTTCCGACGCATGCTTAATTTTGTTAAG actcaGTATGGAAACCCGGTGATCTACGTGACTGAGAATGGAGTCTCTGAGAAGATGCAATGCACAGAGTTGTGTGATGACTGGAGGATAAACTACTTTAAAGATTACATCAACGAGATGCTCAAAG CCCTCAGAGACGGTGTGAATCTCAAAGGTTACACCGCATGGTCGCTGCTGGACAAGTTTGAATGGGACGAAGGCTTCAGCGAGAGGTTTGGCTTGTATTACGTGGACTTCAGGAATAAGAACAAGCCTCGCTATCCTAAAGCTTCCGTTCAGTTTTACAAGCGCATTATCAGTGCCAACGGATTTCCCAATCAGAGAGAG GTTGAAAACTGGAGGAGGAAGGCCGTGGAGACCTGCTCATCAAGTAACCAGCTCCTTGCTGCAG AGGATCAGCGGAGTACTGCTGCCAATATTCTAAGACTTATACATG ACCCGCTGACCAGCCACATGGAGATGGTAACCGAGATTGTTGTTCCCACTGTGTGCACGCTCTCCATTTTATTGAGTGCCATCTTCCTCATGTTCCTGCTGCAGAGGCGGAACTAA
- the lctlb gene encoding lactase-like protein isoform X6 produces MHSGRALAVCHVLMLVLCVSATEDFDWTKNDHGSFYYGTFPAGFSWGAGSSAYQTEGAWDKDGKGLSIWDVFSHKKGKIEKNDTGDSSCEGYYNVKGDVSLMRELKLNHYRFSISWPRLIPTGIKSDHINERGIQYYDDLIDHLLGSKITPIVTLYHWDLPQVLQERYGGWQNISMVNHFNDFASLCFERFGNRVKHWVTFSNPWSVAVEGYETGEHAPGLRTRGTGAYRAAHHIIKAHAKVWHTYDAQWRPKQNGLVGISLTADWGEPVDISNQKDIEAAERYVQFSLGWFATPVFHGDYPQVMKDFIGKKSAQQGLGSSRLPTFSPQEKSYIKGTCDFLGISHFTTRYITQKNNPSGRGTSSFFMDRDLAELVDPQWPDPGSEWLYSVPWGFRRMLNFVKTQYGNPVIYVTENGVSEKMQCTELCDDWRINYFKDYINEMLKALRDGVNLKGYTAWSLLDKFEWDEGFSERFGLYYVDFRNKNKPRYPKASVQFYKRIISANGFPNQREVENWRRKAVETCSSSNQLLAAARRKATEHAEKPRVWPVHDEV; encoded by the exons ATGCACTCTGGCCGTGCGCTCGCTGTGTGCCATGTGCTTATGTTGgtgttgtgtgtgtctgcgactgAGGACTTCGACTGGACAAAGAACGACCACGGCTCCTTCTATTATGGCACTTTTCCAGCTG GATTTTCGTGGGGTGCCGGCAGTTCCGCCTATCAAACAGAAGGAGCCTGGGACAAAGATGGCAAAGGCTTGAGCATCTGGGACGTATTCAGCCACAAGAAGggcaaaattgaaaaaaatgacacagGGGATTCTTCTTGTGAGGGTTACTACAACGTCAAG GGGGACGTGTCGCTGATGCGAGAACTCAAACTGAACCACTATCGCTTTTCCATCTCTTGGCCTCGACTTATTCCCACAGGCATCAAGT CTGACCATATCAATGAAAGAGGAATTCAGTACTATGATGATCTGATTGATCACCTGCTGGGCAGCAAGATCACGCCCATCGTGACGTTGTATCACTGGGATCTCCCGCAG GTGTTGCAAGAGCGATACGGCGGATGGCAGAATATAAGCATGGTGAACCATTTTAATGACTTTGCCAGTCTGTGCTTTGAAAGATTTGGCAACCGAGTCAAGCACTGGGTTACGTTCAGCAATCCGTGG TCGGTCGCAGTGGAAGGCTACGAAACAGGTGAGCATGCTCCTGGACTGAGGACGAGAGGAACTGGAGCATACCGGGCTGCCCATCACATTATCAAG GCTCATGCTAAAGTTTGGCACACATACGATGCGCAGTGGAGGCCAAAACAAAACG GTCTCGTAGGCATCTCCCTGACAGCGGACTGGGGAGAGCCCGTCGACATCAGCAACCAGAAAGACATCGAAGCGGCCGAGAGATACGTGCAGTTTTCCCTCGGCTGGTTTGCCACGCCCGTCTTTCACGGGGATTACCCTCAAGTGATGAAAGACTTCATTGGCAA GAAGAGTGCCCAGCAAGGTCTCGGATCATCTCGCCTGCCCACGTTTTCTCCCCAGGAGAAGAGCTACATCAAGGGCACATGTGACTTCCTGGGCATCAGTCATTTCACGACACGCTACATCACCCAGAAGAATAACCCGTCTGGCCGCGGCACCAGCAGCTTCTTCATGGACCGCGACTTGGCCGAGCTGGTTGACCCCCAGTGGCCCGACCCCGGCTCGGAGTGGCTCTACTCTGTGCCGTGGGGGTTCCGACGCATGCTTAATTTTGTTAAG actcaGTATGGAAACCCGGTGATCTACGTGACTGAGAATGGAGTCTCTGAGAAGATGCAATGCACAGAGTTGTGTGATGACTGGAGGATAAACTACTTTAAAGATTACATCAACGAGATGCTCAAAG CCCTCAGAGACGGTGTGAATCTCAAAGGTTACACCGCATGGTCGCTGCTGGACAAGTTTGAATGGGACGAAGGCTTCAGCGAGAGGTTTGGCTTGTATTACGTGGACTTCAGGAATAAGAACAAGCCTCGCTATCCTAAAGCTTCCGTTCAGTTTTACAAGCGCATTATCAGTGCCAACGGATTTCCCAATCAGAGAGAG GTTGAAAACTGGAGGAGGAAGGCCGTGGAGACCTGCTCATCAAGTAACCAGCTCCTTGCTGCAG CTAGAAGAAAAGCAACGGAACATGCAGAAAAGCCAAGGGTTTGGCCTGTGCATGATGAAGTTTAG
- the lctlb gene encoding lactase-like protein isoform X5 — MHSGRALAVCHVLMLVLCVSATEDFDWTKNDHGSFYYGTFPAGFSWGAGSSAYQTEGAWDKDGKGLSIWDVFSHKKGKIEKNDTGDSSCEGYYNVKGDVSLMRELKLNHYRFSISWPRLIPTGIKSDHINERGIQYYDDLIDHLLGSKITPIVTLYHWDLPQVLQERYGGWQNISMVNHFNDFASLCFERFGNRVKHWVTFSNPWSVAVEGYETGEHAPGLRTRGTGAYRAAHHIIKAHAKVWHTYDAQWRPKQNGLVGISLTADWGEPVDISNQKDIEAAERYVQFSLGWFATPVFHGDYPQVMKDFIGRKSAQQGLGSSRLPTFSPQEKSYIKGTCDFLGISHFTTRYITQKNNPSGRGTSSFFMDRDLAELVDPQWPDPGSEWLYSVPWGFRRMLNFVKTQYGNPVIYVTENGVSEKMQCTELCDDWRINYFKDYINEMLKALRDGVNLKGYTAWSLLDKFEWDEGFSERFGLYYVDFRNKNKPRYPKASVQFYKRIISANGFPNQREVENWRRKAVETCSSSNQLLAAARRKATEHAEKPRVWPVHDEV, encoded by the exons ATGCACTCTGGCCGTGCGCTCGCTGTGTGCCATGTGCTTATGTTGgtgttgtgtgtgtctgcgactgAGGACTTCGACTGGACAAAGAACGACCACGGCTCCTTCTATTATGGCACTTTTCCAGCTG GATTTTCGTGGGGTGCCGGCAGTTCCGCCTATCAAACAGAAGGAGCCTGGGACAAAGATGGCAAAGGCTTGAGCATCTGGGACGTATTCAGCCACAAGAAGggcaaaattgaaaaaaatgacacagGGGATTCTTCTTGTGAGGGTTACTACAACGTCAAG GGGGACGTGTCGCTGATGCGAGAACTCAAACTGAACCACTATCGCTTTTCCATCTCTTGGCCTCGACTTATTCCCACAGGCATCAAGT CTGACCATATCAATGAAAGAGGAATTCAGTACTATGATGATCTGATTGATCACCTGCTGGGCAGCAAGATCACGCCCATCGTGACGTTGTATCACTGGGATCTCCCGCAG GTGTTGCAAGAGCGATACGGCGGATGGCAGAATATAAGCATGGTGAACCATTTTAATGACTTTGCCAGTCTGTGCTTTGAAAGATTTGGCAACCGAGTCAAGCACTGGGTTACGTTCAGCAATCCGTGG TCGGTCGCAGTGGAAGGCTACGAAACAGGTGAGCATGCTCCTGGACTGAGGACGAGAGGAACTGGAGCATACCGGGCTGCCCATCACATTATCAAG GCTCATGCTAAAGTTTGGCACACATACGATGCGCAGTGGAGGCCAAAACAAAACG GTCTCGTAGGCATCTCCCTGACAGCGGACTGGGGAGAGCCCGTCGACATCAGCAACCAGAAAGACATCGAAGCGGCCGAGAGATACGTGCAGTTTTCCCTCGGCTGGTTTGCCACGCCCGTCTTTCACGGGGATTACCCTCAAGTGATGAAAGACTTCATTG GTAGGAAGAGTGCCCAGCAAGGTCTCGGATCATCTCGCCTGCCCACGTTTTCTCCCCAGGAGAAGAGCTACATCAAGGGCACATGTGACTTCCTGGGCATCAGTCATTTCACGACACGCTACATCACCCAGAAGAATAACCCGTCTGGCCGCGGCACCAGCAGCTTCTTCATGGACCGCGACTTGGCCGAGCTGGTTGACCCCCAGTGGCCCGACCCCGGCTCGGAGTGGCTCTACTCTGTGCCGTGGGGGTTCCGACGCATGCTTAATTTTGTTAAG actcaGTATGGAAACCCGGTGATCTACGTGACTGAGAATGGAGTCTCTGAGAAGATGCAATGCACAGAGTTGTGTGATGACTGGAGGATAAACTACTTTAAAGATTACATCAACGAGATGCTCAAAG CCCTCAGAGACGGTGTGAATCTCAAAGGTTACACCGCATGGTCGCTGCTGGACAAGTTTGAATGGGACGAAGGCTTCAGCGAGAGGTTTGGCTTGTATTACGTGGACTTCAGGAATAAGAACAAGCCTCGCTATCCTAAAGCTTCCGTTCAGTTTTACAAGCGCATTATCAGTGCCAACGGATTTCCCAATCAGAGAGAG GTTGAAAACTGGAGGAGGAAGGCCGTGGAGACCTGCTCATCAAGTAACCAGCTCCTTGCTGCAG CTAGAAGAAAAGCAACGGAACATGCAGAAAAGCCAAGGGTTTGGCCTGTGCATGATGAAGTTTAG
- the snapc5 gene encoding snRNA-activating protein complex subunit 5 yields MHSRLQELKKEEETLLKIKVMLQDQLNRLKFEEGALKSIIRAQNEEAEPKCPSPEIEDVNLDDENKINCTKLLLNTAADYNMEEEEEEEDEEEDEDDDEEQNENDEDDEFVFAPDGDDEQDDDY; encoded by the exons ATGCACAGCCGTCTACAAGAGTTGAAAAAGGAAGAGGAGACTCTTCTCAAAATCAAAGTCATGCTACAAGACCAACTGAACAGGTTAAAG TTTGAAGAAGGTGCCTTGAAATCAATTATTAGAGCTCAAAATGAGGAGGCGGAACCCAAATGCCCATCTCCGGAGATTGAG GACGTCAACCTCGACGATGAAAACAAAATTAACTGCACCAAGCTTCTGCTGAATACTGCTGCCGATTACAatatggaggaggaagaggaagaagaagatgaggaagaagatgaggatgatgatgaagagcagAATGAAAACGATGAGGACGACGAGTTTGTGTTTGCGCCCGATGGGGATGACGAACAGGACGACGATTACTGA